In one Notolabrus celidotus isolate fNotCel1 chromosome 1, fNotCel1.pri, whole genome shotgun sequence genomic region, the following are encoded:
- the LOC117816916 gene encoding LOW QUALITY PROTEIN: uncharacterized protein LOC117816916 (The sequence of the model RefSeq protein was modified relative to this genomic sequence to represent the inferred CDS: inserted 2 bases in 1 codon; deleted 1 base in 1 codon; substituted 1 base at 1 genomic stop codon) translates to MSAKSNFWLKVSAALSSAKAPPSNLSIQERRALTPDHICDMLELCLNTTYFTFNGDFYRQKYGCAMGSPVSPIVANLYMEEVENKALSSFIGNTPSRWFRYVDDTWVKICSDEVEGFTTHLNSVDNNIKFTREDVRGNSLAFLNCAVQIEEDRSLNIEIYRKPTHTDQYLLFNSHHPLEHKLGVIRTLHHRAQKVPTRMEGTKKEQLHIKEALKTCGYPNLAFIKTSKKWISNREENSNKXRSIVIPYLSGVSEKLRRIFNKHNIPVHFKPSNTLRQKLVHPKDKTPQSKRSNVVYAIXCNEDGRERYIGETKPLHRRMAQHRRVQLPYGSSFGLLRLVLMKEKSISVFTFIKISKSDRNR, encoded by the exons GCTCAAGGTTTCAGCTGCCCTCTCTAGTGCCAAGGCACCTCCTTCCAACCTCTCCATCCAGGAAAGAAGGGCTCTCACACCGGACCACATTTGTGACATGTTGGAACTGTGCCTCAACACCACCTACTTCACCTTCAACGGAGACTTCTACAGGCAAAAGTATGGCTGTGCCATGGGCTCCCCCGTGTCTCCCATAGTGGCCAATCTCTACATGGAAGAGGTAGAGAACAAGGCACTCTCCTCTTTCATAGGAAACACCCCCAGCCGCTGGTTCAGATACGTTGACGACACCTGGGTCAAAATCTGCTCTGATGAAGTAGAAGGTTTTACAACTCATCTTAACTCAGTAGATAACAACATCAAGTTCACAAGGGAAGATGTCAGAGGTAACAGCCTTGCCTTTTTGAACTGTGCAGTGCAAATTGAAGAGGACAGAAGCCTCAACATCGAAATTTACAGGAAACCCACCCACACAGACCAGTACCTGCTCTTCAACTCACATCATCCTCTGGAACACAAGCTAGGGGTAATAAGAACCCTTCACCATAGGGCTCAGAAGGTACCCACAAGAATGGAGGGAACAAAGAAGGAACAACTGCACATCAAGGAAGCACTTAAAACCTGCGGTTACCCCAACTTGGCCTTCATCAAGACCTCCAAAAAGTGGATTTCCAACAGGGAGGAGAACAGCAACAAATGACGA AGCATCGTTATTCCATACCTATCTGGGGTCTCAGAGAAACTCCGGAGgatcttcaacaaacacaacatccctGTTCATTTCAAGCCATCCAACACATTGAGACAGAAACTGGTTCATCCCAAGGACAAAACACCACAGAGCAAAAGGAGTAATGTAGTTTATGCCAT GTGTAACGAAGATGGCAGGGAACGGTACATTGGTGAAACTAAACCTCTCCACAGACGCATGGCCCAACACAGAagagtccagttgccttacggatcaagctttggattgtTAAGATTAgtgttaatgaaagaaaaatctaTTAGTGTGTTCACATtcattaaaatatcaaaatcaGATAGAAACAGATAG
- the nudt3b gene encoding diphosphoinositol polyphosphate phosphohydrolase 1 has protein sequence MMKLKSNQTRTYDGDGYKKRAACLCFRSESEEEVLLVSSSRHPDKWIVPGGGMEPEEEPNVAAAREVCEEAGVKGTLGRLVGVFENQERKHRTYVYVLIVTEVLEDWEDSVNIGRKREWFKIDDAIQVLQCHKPVQATYFEALQESCLTSNGTPLVATIGGDLSPTYSINQSSVSGIR, from the exons ATGATGAAGCTCAAGTCAAATCAAACCCGGACGTACGACGGGGATGGGTACAAGAAGCGGGCCGCCTGTCTGTGCTTCAGGAGCGAGAGCGAAGAGGAG GTGTTGCTTGTGAGCAGTAGTCGACATCCTGACAAGTGGATAGTTCCTGGGGGAGGAATGGAGCCGGAAGAGGAGCCCAACGTTGCTGCAGCTCGAGAAGTGTGTGAAGAG GCCGGTGTGAAGGGGACTTTAGGTCGCTTAGTCGGAGTATTTGAG AAccaagagaggaaacacagaacCTACGTCTATGTTCTTATCGTCACAGAGGTGCTGGAGGACTGGGAGGACTCGGTCAACATTG GGAGAAAAAGGGAATGGTTTAAAATAGACGATGCCATACAAGTGTTGCAGTGTCACAAGCCTGTGCAGGCCACCTACTTCGAGGCTCTCCAGGAGAGTTGCCTGACCAGTAACGGAACACCTTTGGTGGCCACGATAGGTGGGGATCTGTCCCCTACCTACAGCATCAATCAGAGCTCTGTCTCGGGTATCAGATAA
- the rps10 gene encoding 40S ribosomal protein S10, whose translation MLMPKKNRIAIYELLFKEGVMVAKKDVHLAKHPELADKNVPNLHVMKAMQSLKSCGYVKEQFAWRHFYWYLTNEGIQYLRDFLHLPPEIVPATLRRQTRPETARPRPKGMEGERPARLNRDTDRDAYRRSAAPPGADKKAEAGAGAATEFQFRGGFGRGRGQQPQ comes from the exons ATGCTGATGCCCAAGAAGAATCGCATTGCTATCTATGAGCTCCTCTTCAAGGAGGGAGTCATGGTGGCAAAGAAAGATGTCCACCTGGCCAAGCATCCCGAGCTTGCTGACAAGAATGTGCCCAACCTTCATGTGATGAAAGCGATGCAG TCCTTGAAGTCCTGTGGGTATGTCAAGGAGCAGTTTGCCTGGCGTCATTTCTACTGGTACCTCACCAACGAGGGTATCCAGTACCTGAGAGacttcctccacctccccccTGAGATCGTGCCCGCCACCCTGCGCCGCCAGACCCGCCCTGAGACCGCAAGGCCCAGGCCCAAGG gaatggagggagagaggcccGCCCGCCTCAACCGGGACACTGACAGAGATGCATACAGGCGATCCGCTGCACCCC CTGGTGCTGACAAGAAAGCAGAGGCTGGTGCTGGAGCTGCCACGGAGTTCCAGTTC AGGGGAGGCTTCGGACGCGGCAGAGGACAGCAGCCTCAGTAA